From Geovibrio ferrireducens, one genomic window encodes:
- a CDS encoding SLBB domain-containing protein, whose protein sequence is MTARLLKSFVLICVSIVCFTNAYALDMADVSPETLEIMRNNPSLLEKYQEQLNSGKTQTDNKSSKTNASDRNNQIKNSQLPKNMDNLTEEDYRRNPHLRNLPRYDNGTIFPLQDNATSIFPPKPPVSDPFVKKQLRYMSDNETKTIGVFGFVKYPNKYKVDKNFNILDSVAEAGGPLELEKLQKISVYRRGAEVADFTYTPKNTYRMSQYQLLDNDTVILEGRYEDLTDNKTEEIKPLENFGHNIFNSTENFIPDQNAVNFSEYVLGPGDRLQVYIWGRLTKTLSLPVNADGSVISQETGRVQVSGKRFEEVQYIIKGILESMEGVYAEVLVENVRSIRVLVLGEVARPGYYTVSSFNNISSAIVMAGGLTDRASIRNVQVKNGGNTVGNIDFYNLIIHGDSSGDFLLRPGDTVFVPRTAMRVTLEGKVRTPAFFDMKSGESLSDLIRFAGGIEASGYKKNIFLRSFADDGKVVTKSYVYGTALKNAKLRDGDKVFVMESDIPDSNSVELKGNVYFTGMYSIEKGMRLSDILSNRDMLKRNTALEYGYIERYTGEGKTKQIIGFNLGEVLKTPQNHGNNVEVQPMDVINILTAEQVKAQNFVSVSGEVNAAGKYKMPEIANVMDAIMKAGGFAVDASMENIEVVRKIGGKFYTRFIDAEAARKLELNADDSVVVHSKYADSPKGYIEVDGEVNNSGSYLLSENLTVNELIKKAGGLKKEAYRDIAHLFRIKDESFNYALTRISLADAMNGNSESNLILRDGDKLFVHSVFEFNPKKTISINGAVNVPGKYIYATDMNIKDLIISSGNLKDNAYYDSAEIVRMEIVDGVTRYSVIDVNLNEVMKDRYSVKLQPYDQVYIKEVAGFRENMLVKVTGEVLFPGEYAITKGERLSNLLRRAGGTTDYAYLNGMKFLRESTRQIEEENLREMKMRLESMIAAMSSQEIASSLSAQDIAANESLSKNLENTIKKLDELKPEGRVVIDAVNIDELKKSNYDFELENGDELFIPARKSTITVVGEVFRATSFAYDKDKNKVADYLNRSGGMTESADKNNIYVVRANGSVVSNQFVKSNFWWKDIHDVKLNAGDVVVVPRRLKFPSYMRDIKDVTQILYQIATTFAVTKLMF, encoded by the coding sequence ATGACAGCCAGACTTTTAAAATCATTTGTTCTTATTTGCGTGTCTATTGTCTGCTTCACTAATGCTTATGCTTTGGATATGGCGGATGTCAGCCCCGAAACCCTCGAAATTATGCGCAATAACCCCAGCTTGCTGGAGAAATATCAGGAGCAGTTAAACAGCGGCAAAACTCAGACTGATAACAAAAGCAGCAAAACAAACGCTTCCGACAGAAATAACCAGATAAAGAACAGCCAGCTTCCGAAGAACATGGACAACCTGACTGAAGAAGACTACAGGCGTAATCCGCACCTCCGCAATCTTCCGAGATATGACAACGGAACTATCTTCCCTCTGCAGGATAATGCAACATCAATCTTTCCGCCTAAGCCCCCGGTTTCCGATCCTTTTGTCAAAAAACAGCTCAGATACATGAGTGACAATGAGACAAAAACAATAGGTGTGTTCGGTTTTGTTAAGTATCCTAATAAATATAAAGTGGATAAAAACTTTAATATCCTTGATTCAGTGGCGGAAGCCGGCGGCCCCCTTGAACTTGAAAAGCTCCAGAAGATCTCAGTTTACCGCAGAGGCGCTGAGGTTGCCGACTTCACCTATACACCCAAGAACACCTACCGCATGTCACAGTATCAGCTGCTTGATAATGACACGGTAATCCTTGAAGGCAGATACGAAGACCTGACTGATAATAAAACAGAAGAGATTAAACCTCTTGAAAACTTCGGGCATAACATATTCAACAGCACGGAAAACTTCATCCCCGATCAGAATGCTGTAAACTTCTCTGAATATGTTCTGGGGCCGGGCGACAGACTCCAGGTATATATCTGGGGAAGGTTAACTAAAACGCTGAGCCTGCCTGTTAATGCCGACGGCTCTGTCATTTCACAGGAAACAGGAAGAGTACAGGTTTCCGGCAAAAGGTTTGAAGAGGTTCAGTACATAATAAAAGGCATACTCGAAAGCATGGAAGGCGTTTACGCCGAAGTGCTTGTTGAAAATGTCCGCAGCATCAGGGTGCTTGTTCTGGGCGAGGTTGCCCGTCCGGGATATTACACCGTCAGCAGTTTTAATAATATTTCCAGCGCCATAGTTATGGCCGGGGGGCTTACCGACCGTGCCAGCATCAGGAATGTTCAGGTTAAAAACGGCGGAAACACTGTTGGGAATATAGATTTCTACAACCTTATAATACACGGCGACAGTTCGGGCGATTTCCTGCTCCGTCCCGGTGATACGGTCTTCGTGCCGCGCACAGCAATGCGTGTCACCCTTGAGGGCAAGGTGCGCACTCCTGCATTTTTCGACATGAAAAGCGGGGAAAGTCTGTCCGATCTGATTCGCTTTGCAGGCGGAATAGAGGCCAGCGGCTATAAAAAGAATATATTTTTAAGAAGCTTCGCAGATGACGGAAAGGTCGTCACAAAATCATACGTTTACGGAACAGCACTCAAAAATGCAAAACTGAGGGACGGCGACAAGGTTTTTGTTATGGAATCAGACATTCCTGATTCAAACTCGGTTGAGCTTAAAGGGAATGTTTATTTCACCGGGATGTACTCCATTGAAAAAGGGATGAGACTGTCAGACATTCTCAGCAACAGAGATATGCTCAAACGCAATACAGCCCTTGAATACGGATATATAGAGCGCTACACAGGCGAAGGAAAGACAAAGCAGATAATAGGTTTCAACCTCGGCGAGGTGCTTAAAACCCCGCAGAATCACGGAAACAACGTGGAAGTTCAGCCTATGGATGTAATAAACATTCTCACGGCAGAGCAGGTTAAGGCGCAGAATTTTGTCAGTGTCAGCGGTGAGGTAAATGCGGCCGGCAAATACAAAATGCCCGAAATAGCAAATGTTATGGATGCGATAATGAAGGCCGGAGGTTTTGCGGTCGATGCATCAATGGAAAATATTGAGGTTGTCCGTAAAATAGGCGGCAAGTTCTACACAAGGTTTATAGATGCGGAAGCAGCAAGAAAGCTTGAACTCAATGCTGATGACAGTGTGGTTGTTCATTCCAAGTACGCCGATTCGCCCAAAGGCTATATAGAGGTGGACGGCGAGGTCAACAACTCAGGCTCCTACCTCCTGAGCGAAAACCTCACGGTGAACGAACTCATAAAGAAAGCAGGCGGACTGAAAAAAGAAGCATACAGAGACATTGCCCATCTCTTCCGCATTAAAGACGAAAGCTTTAACTATGCGCTCACCAGAATCTCCCTTGCTGATGCCATGAACGGAAATTCTGAGAGCAACCTGATACTTAGAGACGGTGATAAGCTTTTTGTGCACTCTGTTTTTGAGTTTAATCCCAAAAAGACAATCAGCATAAACGGTGCTGTCAACGTGCCCGGAAAATACATATACGCAACAGACATGAACATAAAAGATCTGATAATCTCCTCCGGAAACCTCAAGGACAACGCCTACTATGATTCCGCTGAGATAGTCCGCATGGAAATTGTTGACGGGGTAACCAGATACAGCGTTATTGATGTCAATCTCAATGAAGTGATGAAGGATCGCTACAGCGTTAAGCTGCAGCCGTATGATCAGGTTTATATCAAGGAAGTAGCCGGGTTCAGGGAAAACATGCTTGTTAAAGTTACCGGCGAGGTGCTTTTCCCCGGAGAGTATGCGATTACCAAAGGCGAAAGGCTGTCAAACCTCCTGAGAAGGGCGGGCGGAACAACAGATTACGCTTACCTGAACGGGATGAAGTTCCTGCGCGAATCCACCAGACAGATTGAGGAAGAGAATCTCAGGGAAATGAAAATGAGGCTGGAGAGCATGATTGCAGCCATGTCCTCGCAGGAGATAGCTTCATCTCTCTCTGCTCAGGATATAGCAGCTAACGAGAGCCTCAGTAAGAACCTTGAGAATACCATCAAAAAGCTGGATGAGCTTAAGCCTGAGGGAAGAGTGGTTATTGATGCGGTAAATATTGATGAACTGAAAAAGAGCAACTATGACTTTGAGCTCGAAAACGGCGATGAACTGTTTATACCTGCCAGAAAGTCAACAATCACAGTTGTCGGAGAAGTATTCCGCGCCACCAGCTTCGCTTATGACAAAGATAAAAATAAAGTGGCGGACTATCTCAACCGCTCCGGCGGCATGACAGAGTCTGCTGATAAGAATAATATTTACGTTGTCAGGGCAAACGGCAGCGTGGTCTCAAACCAGTTTGTAAAAAGTAATTTCTGGTGGAAGGACATTCATGACGTAAAACTGAACGCCGGGGATGTTGTGGTTGTTCCGAGAAGGCTGAAATTCCCCAGTTATATGCGTGATATAAAAGATGTGACGCAGATTCTGTACCAGATAGCGACAACGTTCGCCGTCACAAAACTGATGTTTTAG